ATGCAGGCCTGCAACCTCAGCTGCGGCCACTGTTACGCCGACGAGGGCCGGTTCGGGGGAGCGGCCCGCGCCATGCCACGAGCGACCGCGTACGCGGCGGTGGACCGGCTGCTGGCCGAGGCGGCACCCGGCGCGGACGTGGTCGTCGGCTTCATGGGCGGCGAGCCGCTGCTGGCCAGGCACCTGGTGCACGACGTGGTCGGGTACGCCGTCCGGGCCGGAGCCACCACCGGCCACCGGGTCCGCTTCGCCCTGACCACCAACCTGACGACCGTACGGCCCGAGGACGCGACGCTGTTCGCCGAGCACCCGTTCACAGTCACCGTCAGCCTGGACGGGGACCGGGCTGGCCACGACGCCCTGCGCAGGGCGCCCGGCGGGGCCAGCGCGTACGACCGGCTGCGTGCCGGACTCGACACCCTCGCCCGGCACGGCCGCCCGCGCCACCTCTCGGCGCGCGTGAGCGTCACCCCGTACACCGGCCGCCTCCTGGACATCCTGGAGCACGGCATCGCGCTGGGCTTCGACGAGGTCGGATTCGGGGCCGTGGTGAGCGCGCCCGACCCTGCGTACGAGATCGACACCGAGGCCTTCGCGGGTTTCCTCGAGCAGATGACCGCCTGCGGCGAGCGGGCCCTCGCCGAGCTGTCCGCCGGACGCGACTACCCCTTCGGCAACTTCCAGACCGCCATGGAGCAGCTGCACCGGGGGGCCCACCGCCCCTACCCCTGCGGAGCGGGCGCCGGCTACCTCAGCGCCTCCGCCGAAGGAGGTCTCTACGCCTGCCACCGGCTGGTGGACGACCCGGCCTTCGCCATGGGGTCCCTCGCCGCAGGCCCCGACACCGCAACCCGCCGCCGGCACCTGGCCGACCGCCACGTGGACCGGCAGGAGCCCTGCCGGTCCTGCTGGGCCC
This sequence is a window from Streptomyces sp. HUAS YS2. Protein-coding genes within it:
- a CDS encoding radical SAM/SPASM domain-containing protein: MTVLLQIGRRPPGPPVPPPAAPPGPPGPGAYVRVFRSAHGAHLFVADGSRVYDLPEPLAARVEHWAAAPEGSLAELARELDLPLWDEPRIDGTPVDPPPLSSISLNVMQACNLSCGHCYADEGRFGGAARAMPRATAYAAVDRLLAEAAPGADVVVGFMGGEPLLARHLVHDVVGYAVRAGATTGHRVRFALTTNLTTVRPEDATLFAEHPFTVTVSLDGDRAGHDALRRAPGGASAYDRLRAGLDTLARHGRPRHLSARVSVTPYTGRLLDILEHGIALGFDEVGFGAVVSAPDPAYEIDTEAFAGFLEQMTACGERALAELSAGRDYPFGNFQTAMEQLHRGAHRPYPCGAGAGYLSASAEGGLYACHRLVDDPAFAMGSLAAGPDTATRRRHLADRHVDRQEPCRSCWARYLCGGGCYHEVSRRGRPGCDYIRGWLSFCLRAYAELGQAAPEFFEQRSSAAPLTSSASTV